ATACCGGTTAGTCCGCACACCAGCAGAAGGACCAGGCCTCCTGCACCAAGTACGATTGAAATGCCTATAGCAGGAATCAGCGACTTCAAGCAGATGAACAGTGAGGAGAACATCCCCGTACCACTGGTATAACCAAACTGCATATATAGAAGGAACAGACGCACGATAAAAATGTATATAAGCCATGCCAATACGTATGGAACTAGATGAAGTAACAAAGAGTAGTTCATAAAGGAGGATAAGAACAGCCCGTACATTTTTGGAGCAAGCCAGTATAACGGCAGTAGAGCCAGCACCCATTCGATTAGACTGAAGATCAACACTGGAAATCCATAAAGCTTCATACCGGGAAAAAAGAAGAGGCCACGCTCTCCCTTTCGCTCCTGATGGAGTTCATGCAACAATCCAGCTCTTATGAAGGGGGAGAGTAGCAGTCGCAAGACAACAAGCCCTAGGAACATCCATAACCAAGTACGTATCGCAGGATCTGTGTTCAAGCTGAACTGCCCTTCGACATAATAGAGTAGTCTGCCCATTCCGCTGCCTCCGGCATTTTTATCGGGATAGCGTAGTAGGATTGGAACGATAGCAGACCGGACAAAACCGTACAAAAAGTAGCCCCAGAGCAGCCGGTAAATGAAGAGCAGAATTAGAATATAAAATTGCTCCTTCATGCTTTGCCAGCCGCGGGTTATCGATGTTCTCACAATCATTCACCTCACCAGACAAGAGTTCCGAGCACGGTTTCAAGCAGTTTTGTCACGCTTAATGTCCATCGAGAGAGCGCTTTAGGCTCTATTTCCGCTAGTCTGAAGTTGTTGAGATGTTTGCTCTCCAAAAGAATGGAATGCTCAGGATCAATCTCAGCAGAGAGTAGAGGCTTATCAGTTAACAACTGAAACATAGTCTCTGCCCCTTCGCCGTTCCAGACCCGCTGCACAGAAGAGCCGTCCGATAATGTGAATTTAATGGGAACGTCAACGTAATGGCTCCCTTTGTTTGTAATCTTCACTAATGATTCGTAGCTTTGAGCATCACTGCTGCCGTTCTTTTTAGAGGTAATCGTATCTACTGAGAAATCAGGAGCACCACCGCCATAAATATAATCTTCGAAATAAGGCTGCCACGATTTTTTGGTTACCTTCTCAACGACCTTCTGAAAATCAGACGTAGTGGGATGCTGGAAACGGAATTTACGTGTGTAAGTGGACATGATGCTGTTCATTGCTTTAGTACCTACTTGGCGTTCAATATCTTTAAGCACCAGCTTTCCGCGGATATACACATTTCGGCTATAGGAATCTGCCCCAGCATATTTCCATGTTTCTAAGTTTAGCGGCTCTGATTTGGTCACCAAGCTGGACTGCAGAGGGAGATTAGCCTTGCTGCCGTATTCTTGCTCCATGAGTCTGTCCTCGGCATAGGAAGTGAAGCTTTCGTCCAGCCAAGCCTCCTCGAATTCATTGCTGGCTACCATGCCGTAGAAGTATTGATGGCCAATTTCATGAATGACGGTTCTTTCAAGTGAGGTGTCGGGGGAAGAATCCGTTGCCCCAAAGGCTGTAATGAGTGTAGGATATTCCATTCCTCCAGCGCCGTTGCCTTCCTTAGGCGGAACAATAATTGACAGAGTCGAGTAGGGATAAGGACCATACCATTTGCTGAAGTAGGTCAGGGCAGCCTTAGCGGCCTGAAGGTACCGTTCCTTTAAGTCTTTGTGCAATGGATCGAGATACACCTTAATCCGTACACCCGGCACTTCTGGCGTAGAGAAGGCTTCTTCTGCTACTGTAAAATCAGGGGAAGCAGCCCAGGCGAAGTCGTGAACATCGTCAGCATAGAACTGATATATTTTTTGATCTTGTTTCAGCTTGGCATTCTTTACAGGAAATCCGGTCGCAGCCACCGTATAGTTGGAAGGAACGGCAATCGTTACATTAAAGATGCCAAAATCGCTGTAAAACTCAGAGGTCCCGTGATACTGATGCAGGTCCCAGCCTTCTTCCTTAACCCCACGCGTGCCCATAGGCTCGTATACACTAAGCTTAGGGAACCATTGCCCAGCCATCACGAAATTCCCTGATGCACCCATACGGGCAAATATTTTGGGGAGCTGGACCTCGAACTGGAGTCTAAGTGTGACACTCTCTCCGCCATTAACAGGCTGTGGGAGATGTACCTTTAGGAGTGTCTTATCGTTGACGTTACCATCATCGGGCTGTACAAATTGCACTCTTTGCATTAGAGATGTTCCTTCTGTCGTGCGAAGATCGGTTAAAGTCATACTTCCGAAGCCGTTCTCTGGCATGGTGTCCCCTCTGAGAGTTCCTCCGGACTCCTTCATAAAGGTAGTATCTGGTGAAGCGAAAGCATTTGGATACATATGAAAATATAGATCACTTACTGGTTTTGATCCGGGGTGTGTCCAGGTTACCGTCTCAGAAGCGATTAAGGTTTCTGTATCAGGAACAAGCTGAACATCGATGTGATACTCGACAACTCGATGGCTTAATGCCTCCTCTGCAGGAACGGGGGCGCTATCCGGCAGAATCTGCTGTGGTGCAGCTGCAGGGGCTGTGCCGCTTGAGGACTTGGCCTCTTTTGAAGCAAAGCTAGTAACAGAAGATGTAGAGTTATCTCCCGAATAGACCCATATTCCTCCTAGTAGCACGAGGGCGGCCAGGGTCGCAAAGATGATGATGTACCTTAATGACAGTGACTTCATACTGTGATTCCTCCCGTGACAAGCATCTACGGGATGTATATGTTTGCAATCGCCGTATTATTAGCTAAAATTAAATTATTCGTAAGAGGAAGGGTGTGCACTCGTGGACAACATACAACCGGAGGGCAAGAAACAGATTGCCTTAAATATTGTGAATGCCAAAAGTAAACATAAAGGCTTTGGAGCAGGCTCTATAGAGCTCAATAACGTATCGCCTGTCATTATTGATGGCGGTGAAGCAGTCATTGATATCGGTGCCATGCATGCCAAGAGTAAGGTTGAAAAGGGTATTAAATTCTCCATGAACCGTGAAGATGTACCTAATGGAAGACAGGTTTGGGTGGTATGGGTAGCAGTGGACCGTACCCAGGAAAGTCAATTCTATGGTGGAATAACGGCCTGTGAAATGTGGATCGATACGGAAGCGCGTCGCGGTTGGAAAATTCTCGCCGAGCATGTCAATAAGTTGGATGCTGCTCTAAAACGCAAAATCGATGTGGGAGGGCTTGGCGCAGTTGAAAAAGCTGCCCTGAAATCCCTCTTGATCTCTCATAATGAGGTATGGTGGACTGCGTCCTCCGATGAGCTTAAGGCTGCGCTGACCGAGTAGGAACAAATCACCCGATCAAGATTACCTGATACAGAAAAAAGGCTTCGACATCCTGAAATAGGAGAGTCGAAGCCTTTCTTCTTGATTGAACAGGATATACATCGAATTAGTTTACGATTTGCCTGCAGTACTAAGTTTGCGTTTGAGTTGACTTACTCTGGCTTGACTGATCCCGAGGATTTCAGCAAGCTCTTTCTGATTGGCATATGGATGATCTTCTATGGCCTGCTCCAGGCGTTGGCACATATCCTCTGTCTTCGTCTTCCGGATCGTGCTACTGTGCTCTGACACTTCGCCTGCAAAATCTTGGCGCGCCTCCGGCACTTGAGACATGCGTTCAGGATCGGCAATTTCTTTTAGACAGCTACTGCAAATAAATTGCTCTTTATAGTAGGTGACATGGTCGTGGCTTCTGCAAAACGTACATTCTGTCGAGGTGTACTTCCTGAGTATGATGGTGTTATCGTTTAATATAAAAAATTCGATAGGATCACCAATGTCGATATTACGAGTCATACGGATTTCTGCGGGAACCACAATTCTCCCAAGACTGTCTAAACTCCGGATCATGCCTGTATCCTTCATCCCATGTCCCTCATTTACATCTTTATATTTTGGTTGCTACTAACTATTATAGCAGTAATTGTGAGTTAAGAGAATGGGGTGAATACATAAAATAAAGCGGTTACAACCTTTGCAGGAGAAGTGAAAATCGAGTTTGCCCATCCTATGGATTCTACAATAAATAAGTAATAAAAAAGAAAAACCTCTTCAATAAATGAAGAGGTTAATTCAACCACCAGCGTTTAA
The window above is part of the Paenibacillus sp. FSL K6-0276 genome. Proteins encoded here:
- a CDS encoding M1 family metallopeptidase; the encoded protein is MKSLSLRYIIIFATLAALVLLGGIWVYSGDNSTSSVTSFASKEAKSSSGTAPAAAPQQILPDSAPVPAEEALSHRVVEYHIDVQLVPDTETLIASETVTWTHPGSKPVSDLYFHMYPNAFASPDTTFMKESGGTLRGDTMPENGFGSMTLTDLRTTEGTSLMQRVQFVQPDDGNVNDKTLLKVHLPQPVNGGESVTLRLQFEVQLPKIFARMGASGNFVMAGQWFPKLSVYEPMGTRGVKEEGWDLHQYHGTSEFYSDFGIFNVTIAVPSNYTVAATGFPVKNAKLKQDQKIYQFYADDVHDFAWAASPDFTVAEEAFSTPEVPGVRIKVYLDPLHKDLKERYLQAAKAALTYFSKWYGPYPYSTLSIIVPPKEGNGAGGMEYPTLITAFGATDSSPDTSLERTVIHEIGHQYFYGMVASNEFEEAWLDESFTSYAEDRLMEQEYGSKANLPLQSSLVTKSEPLNLETWKYAGADSYSRNVYIRGKLVLKDIERQVGTKAMNSIMSTYTRKFRFQHPTTSDFQKVVEKVTKKSWQPYFEDYIYGGGAPDFSVDTITSKKNGSSDAQSYESLVKITNKGSHYVDVPIKFTLSDGSSVQRVWNGEGAETMFQLLTDKPLLSAEIDPEHSILLESKHLNNFRLAEIEPKALSRWTLSVTKLLETVLGTLVW
- a CDS encoding YwhD family protein, with the protein product MDNIQPEGKKQIALNIVNAKSKHKGFGAGSIELNNVSPVIIDGGEAVIDIGAMHAKSKVEKGIKFSMNREDVPNGRQVWVVWVAVDRTQESQFYGGITACEMWIDTEARRGWKILAEHVNKLDAALKRKIDVGGLGAVEKAALKSLLISHNEVWWTASSDELKAALTE
- a CDS encoding AbrB/MazE/SpoVT family DNA-binding domain-containing protein; its protein translation is MKDTGMIRSLDSLGRIVVPAEIRMTRNIDIGDPIEFFILNDNTIILRKYTSTECTFCRSHDHVTYYKEQFICSSCLKEIADPERMSQVPEARQDFAGEVSEHSSTIRKTKTEDMCQRLEQAIEDHPYANQKELAEILGISQARVSQLKRKLSTAGKS